AACCCTATCTAAGAATGCTTCGTTATTTTTGTTATTTCTAAATGTTGTCCACTCTGACTCATTCGAGTGAGCGAGAATCATGCCATTATAAGGTAGGGCAGATAAACCTTCTGTACCGTTGTAATTTCCTTCTTGTGTTGCTGTTAATAATGGATGAAGCACTTTAATTGGTGCTTTAAACATTTCCACAAACTCCATTACTCCTTGGTTTGCTCGACAAAGTGCACCTGAATAGGCGTAAGCATCAGCATCATCTTGAGAGAAATGCTCTAATTGTCGGATATCTACTTTACCGACAAGGGCTGAAATATCTTGGTTGTTTTCGTCTCCTGGTTCTGTTTTAGCTATGGCTGTTTGGTCAAGTATTGAAGGGTAGACTTTGACCACTTTAAATTGAGTAATATCGCCACCAAACTCATGCAATCGCTTAACTGCCCATGGGGACATGATGGTTTTAATGTAACGAGTTGGAATATTATATTCGTTTTTTAATAGCTCACCGTCTTCTTCTGAGTCAAATAAACACAGTGGACTGTCATTGACTGGGCTGCGAACACCGTCAGCGGTTAGAATAAAAATCGGTACTTTTTGCATTAACGATTTTAGCTTTTCTGCCAGAGAAGATTTACCACCACCCACTGGGCCTAGTAAATACAGAATCTGCTTTGATTCCTCTAACCCTTGAGCTGAATGTTTAAGGTAAGACACAATCTGTTCGATAGACTCTTCCATACCATAAAAGTCTTTAAAGCTTGGGTAGTGAGTGATAAGGCGGTTTGAAAATATTCGGCTAAGCACCGGATCTTTTGAAGTATCAATAGTTTCTGATTCCCCGATGGCCATTAGCATTCTTTCAGCTGCAGACACATATGCGCTTCTATCTTCTTTACAGATTTCAAGAAACTGCTGGAGTGAATATTCTTCATCTAGCTTTTGTTCATAACGTTGTTGGTAATGTTCGAATATGCCCATAAGAAACCCCTTGAAACTTAGCTGAAAGAAAGTGATGGATAGCGCATTTTTAGTGACTAAAGCTGAAAATATTTTCCATTATTTTTGGTCTTTAAAAATCAGTTGTCAGCTTAAGTCTAGGTCAGAGGATTGATATTTGCGAGGAGGTGAAAATAAAAACTTCAATAAAAACAAAGATAAACAGTTGCAATTGCAACTGTTGCAAAAGTTGGCAGTTGTTTTGAACATAAAAAATGTGGGGCTATTCAGTTATTAACTATCTCGTTTTGAGTAATAAAAAAGGAGCCAAAAGGCTCCTTTTACATCATCTCATTTGTACCTAAATAGGTAGATTAACCTGCAAAGTTTGCGTTAACGAAATCCCAGTTAACAAGTTCCCAAAACGCAGCCATGTAGTTAGGACGAACGTTACGGTAATCGATGTAGTAAGCATGTTCCCAAACATCAACAGTAAGTAGTGAAGTTACTGATTCATCAGTTAAAGGAGTAGCAGCATTGCTAGTGTTAACAATTGAAACTGAACCATCAGCATTTTTTACTAACCAAGTCCAAGCACTACCGAAGTTATTTACTGCAGAATCAGTAAATTTTGCTTTAAATTCTTCGAAAGAACCGAATGCAGCGTTGATTGCATCAGCAATCGCGCCGGTAGGAGCGCCGCCAGCGTTTGGTGCTAAACAGTTCCAGTAAAAAGTGTGGTTCCAGATTTGAGCAGCATTGTTGAACATGCCACCAGTAGAAGTTTTAACAACTTCTTCTAATGTTTTATTTGCAAATTCAGTACCTTCAACAAGACCATTAAGCTTAACAACGTATGTGTTGTGATGCTTACCGTAGTGATATTCAATAGTCTCTTCAGAAATGTGTGGTGCAAGTGCGTTCTTAGCATATGGTAATGCTGGTAATTCGAAAGCCATTTTTATCTCTCCATGGACATAGGTTATCGTTTTTATGAGTACCACTTAGGCATCATTGCTCTGCCGACATTGTACTGCAAATTTTTGTGATGTGAATCATTGTTTGATGAATAATGTCGATAGACGCAATCTATAAAAGCTATTTTTATTATAACCCTACAAACTGTGGGATTTTGTTCTTGGCTAAGCTCGCGTACAATGGCAAAAGATTATTAAGTTGCACTTAGGAATTACAATGGAAACAGTAGACAAGATTAAACAGCAAATCAGTGAAAACCCAATTATCGTATACATGAAAGGGTCACCAAAGTTACCAAGCTGTGGTTTTTCATCGCAAGTTGCACAAGTTATGATTAACTGCGGTGAGCAGTTTGCATTCGTTGATATTTTACAGCATCCAGATATTCGTGCTGAATTACCAAAATTTGCTAACTGGCCAACATTCCCACAACTGTGGGTAGAAGGTGAGTTGATTGGTGGTTGTGACATCATCACTGAAATGTATCAAAAAGGTGAATTACAGCCAATCATCAAAGAAACTGCTGATAAGTTTCGCACTGAAGAAGACGCTGAATAATTTAAGTTAACTTTATTTATTGATTAAATATTGTTAAAACAAAAAAGCCCTAAACTGATCGCAGTTAGGGCTTTTTATTTTTGAAACCATTTAAGCAATTACATTTATTGTGCTTTTTGATCTTCAGGCGTTTTAGGCAGGATAAGATTCATTAGAATAGCGACTAAGCCACATAAGCTGATCCCGGTTAAACTAAACTCACCGATACCAAATGCCATTCCACCAATACCAAAAACTAATGTAACCCCAACAATACTCAAATTTCTTGGTTCATTTAAATCGACTTGATTACGTATTAAGGTGTTAAGCCCTACTGCTGCAATTGAGCCAAACAATAAACACATAATGCCGCCCATGACCGGTAATGGAATGGTTTGCATTAACGCACCTAATTTACCGATAAATGCAAGAGTGATGGCTGTAATTGCCGTCCAAGTCATGATTCTTGGGTCAAAACTTTTGGTCAGGGTAACTGCGCCTGTGACTTCTGAGTATGTTGTATTAGGTGGGCCCCCAAACGCTGATGCAGCCATTGTGGCAATACCATCGCCAGTTAGTGTGCGATGTAAGCCAGGTTTTTTCATATAGTCTTTGCCAGTTACATTGGATATTGCCAATAAATCTCCAATATGCTCAACAGCTGGTGCGATAGCGACAGGGATCATAAATAGAATCGCTTGCCAATGAAACTCTGGGGCAACAAAATTTGGAACAGCAAGCCAAGGTGCTTGATTCACTGGAGTAAAGTCAATAATACCAAAAACCATACTGAGGCCGTACCCCACTAAAATACCGGCAAGAATTGGCATTACCTTTAATATTCCTTTTGCGAGTACCGCAATGGCGACGGTAGTTGATAGCGACATAATCGCAATAAATAACGCAATGTTTTGCTCAACCAGTACAGCGCTTCCATCACCTGTTTTACCTAAGGCCATATTGACGGCCATTGGCGCTAGCCCTAGGCCGATAATAATGATCACAGGGCCAACGACAACAGGTGGTAATAATTTATGAATAAAACCACTGCCATTAATTTTAACCAGGGCTCCAAGGATTACATAAACAAAACCAGCAACCATTAATCCCCCCATGGTTGCGGGGATCCCCCAAGTCTGTACGCCATACATAATTGGAGCAATAAAGGCAAAAGAGGAAGCTAGAAATATTGGAACCTGTCTTTTGGTAATAACTTGAAACAGCAAAGTCCCTAAACCTGCAGTGAACAATGCCACGCTGGTGTCTAAACCACTGAGTAATGGCATTAACACTAAGGCGCCAAATGCGACAAATAACATTTGCGCCCCTTGTAATGGGATGAATAGACGATTCATATGTAGGTGATTTCCTGTCAGGTATAAATTAAGCTGTAAGATAGGCTAATATTGGTTAAATGTCTGTAATGTAAATCAAGTTTAAATCCTTTTACGTAACAATTAGTGGTTAATTCGTCCGTTAAATTGGTAAGGGAATGTAATTTTAGAAGCAAAATTAATATGCTACACTTCGCTTACTTTCATCTATTGCTTATATCTTCCTTATGCAAAAAATATTTTTACAAATTATTGTTATCAGTGCGCTATTTGGCTTATTTAGTCCTAAAGCGATTTCAGCTGAAGTCGGTCTGTTAGATGAGGCTGATGTGGTTGTTACTTCAAGAGCAAGAGCTGAGAGACAAGCTGCACTAAAAACTGCGCTGTCAGCGGTATTTGTAAAAAATTCAGGCTTACCTTCGGTATTAGAGCATCCTCTAGTTAAGGCTCAAATCAATAAACCAGAAGTGTTATTGACCCAATATGGCTACAGTGAAGTTGATAAAGAATTAACTTTAAAAGCTAACTTTGACCACAAGCGGATTATCTCTACACTTCGTCAAGCTGAATTACCCGTTTGGGGGCGTCAACGTCCGCTAACATTACTTTGGTTGTCCATTGAAGATGAAGGCG
This window of the Shewanella goraebulensis genome carries:
- the sodB gene encoding superoxide dismutase [Fe], with the translated sequence MAFELPALPYAKNALAPHISEETIEYHYGKHHNTYVVKLNGLVEGTEFANKTLEEVVKTSTGGMFNNAAQIWNHTFYWNCLAPNAGGAPTGAIADAINAAFGSFEEFKAKFTDSAVNNFGSAWTWLVKNADGSVSIVNTSNAATPLTDESVTSLLTVDVWEHAYYIDYRNVRPNYMAAFWELVNWDFVNANFAG
- a CDS encoding Grx4 family monothiol glutaredoxin → METVDKIKQQISENPIIVYMKGSPKLPSCGFSSQVAQVMINCGEQFAFVDILQHPDIRAELPKFANWPTFPQLWVEGELIGGCDIITEMYQKGELQPIIKETADKFRTEEDAE
- a CDS encoding PrkA family serine protein kinase — translated: MGIFEHYQQRYEQKLDEEYSLQQFLEICKEDRSAYVSAAERMLMAIGESETIDTSKDPVLSRIFSNRLITHYPSFKDFYGMEESIEQIVSYLKHSAQGLEESKQILYLLGPVGGGKSSLAEKLKSLMQKVPIFILTADGVRSPVNDSPLCLFDSEEDGELLKNEYNIPTRYIKTIMSPWAVKRLHEFGGDITQFKVVKVYPSILDQTAIAKTEPGDENNQDISALVGKVDIRQLEHFSQDDADAYAYSGALCRANQGVMEFVEMFKAPIKVLHPLLTATQEGNYNGTEGLSALPYNGMILAHSNESEWTTFRNNKNNEAFLDRVYIVKVPYCLRVSEEMEIYQKLLSNSELSNAPCAPGTLETLAQFSILSRLKAPENSSIYSKMRVYNGETLKDTDPKAKSFQEYRDYAGVDEGMQGLSTRFAFKILSRVFNFDDTEIAANPVHLFYVLEKQIEQEQFPNELSERYLEFLKGYLIPKYVEFIGKEIQTAYLESYSEYGQNIFDRYVTYADFWIQDQEFRDPETGQLFDRSALNAELEKIEKPAGISNPKDFRNEIVNFVLRARANNEGNNPLWTSYEKLRVVIEKKMFSNTEDLLPVISFNAKTSADDQRKHDDFINRMMEKGYTQKQVRLLSEWYLRVRKSS
- a CDS encoding uracil-xanthine permease family protein; amino-acid sequence: MNRLFIPLQGAQMLFVAFGALVLMPLLSGLDTSVALFTAGLGTLLFQVITKRQVPIFLASSFAFIAPIMYGVQTWGIPATMGGLMVAGFVYVILGALVKINGSGFIHKLLPPVVVGPVIIIIGLGLAPMAVNMALGKTGDGSAVLVEQNIALFIAIMSLSTTVAIAVLAKGILKVMPILAGILVGYGLSMVFGIIDFTPVNQAPWLAVPNFVAPEFHWQAILFMIPVAIAPAVEHIGDLLAISNVTGKDYMKKPGLHRTLTGDGIATMAASAFGGPPNTTYSEVTGAVTLTKSFDPRIMTWTAITAITLAFIGKLGALMQTIPLPVMGGIMCLLFGSIAAVGLNTLIRNQVDLNEPRNLSIVGVTLVFGIGGMAFGIGEFSLTGISLCGLVAILMNLILPKTPEDQKAQ